Below is a window of Polyangiaceae bacterium DNA.
CGGCGACCGTTGCGGGCGCGCTGCTCGCCGCGGGTGCGGGCGCGCTGGCGCTCGGCGCGGCTGGCTCGCTGGCGGCCGTCGCTGCCGCCGGCTCGGGCGTGCTCGAGCTCGAGCCCAGCACCGCCAGCGCCGTAGCCAGCCCCGCGGCGCCGAGGCCACCCAGGACCCAAGGGAGACGAGAGCGCGCCGGGGCAGCGGCCGGGGAGTGCGCGAAGCTCGGCTGGGTCGCCTCTGCGGGCGAGCCGACGGGCAACGTGTCGGGGACCGCGGAGACCTGGCCCAGCGGCGTCGGTGGCGGCTCGACCTCGTCGAGCTCCGCGCGCAAGAGAGTCGTCGTCTCCTTGCTGAGCGTCGCGGTCTCCGCAGTCTGGGGCTCGGGCATGCTCGCGGTGACCTCGTCGTGCGCTTCGACGCGCTCGCCCTTGGTGCACGACCGGATGAGTGCCTGGCGCTCGGCGAGCTCCGGCCCCAGGCAGTCCTTGAGGAACGCGGCGACGTCCGCGTGCGAGCACGAGAGCCCCGCGCGGCGCGCGGCCTGCTCCAGATCCGCCGCGAATTCTCCAGCCGAAGGATAGCGGCGGGTTCGATCTCGCTCCAGCGAACGCGCGGTGGGGGCGTCGAACCAGACCCCGAGGCTGGGCCGAAGCTCCGACACCAGGGGCACCGCCTGGGTGCGGATCAGCGAGAGCGTCTCCACGTCCGTCTTGCCGCGGAAGAGCTTCTTCCCCGCGAGCTGCTCCCAGAGCACCACGCCCATCCCGAACACGTCGCTGCGCGCGTCGAGGATCTGGTCGGCGACGTATTCGGGCGCCATGTAGCTGAGCTTGCCCTTGAGGACCCCCGTCGCCGTCGCGTTGACGTTGTGATGCAGCACCTTCGCGATGCCGAAGTCTGCGATGCGCGCCACGCCATCGGTGCCGATCAAGATGTTGTGGGGCGATACGTCGCGATGGACGACGCCGAGGGGCTTGCCGTTCTCGTCGGTCAGCTCGTGGGCCGCGTGCAGGCCAGCGCAAGCGTCCAGGATCACGCGAACGGCGATGGCCGCGGGAACGGGCTGCCCGTTCTTGCGCGCCTCTTGCGTCAGGTGCGAGAGCGACGAGCCGTCCACGTAGTCCATGGCCAGGAGCAGCTCTCCGTCCCGCTCCTCGACGTCGAGCACGCTCACCACGTTGGTGTGGTGGATGCGGCTCGCGAGCAACGCCTCGGCGACCAGCATGGCCCTGAAGCCGGGTTGCTGGATCAGGTGCGGGTGCGCGCGCTTGATCGCCACCAGGCGCCAGAACCCAGCGGCGCCGCGCACGCGACCGACGTACACCGTCGCCATTCCGCCGGAGGCGATCTTGGCCAGGAGCTCGTAGCGTGACTCGACCACTAGAAGCCCACACCCACGCTGGCGGTGGCGCCGCTCGGAATTGGCGTGACGGCGACGTTCGCGCCTTCGGAGCGCCAGCGTACGGCGAACAGACCCACGCCGGCGGTGACCAACGCCGCGATGCCGGTGGCGGCGAAGAGCACGTTGGTCCGCGTCTGGGCCGACTTGCCGTCCCTCTCGAGCTCGGCGTCGGTGCGCCCGCCGGACACGAAGTCGTCGTGCTTGGCGCGAGTGTCCAGCCCCGACCAGGTGCTCGCCGCCCCGAGCGCGACGCTCGCCCCGACGCCGACCCAGAACCACGTGGGCGAGAGCCCGCGCGACGCTTCGGCTGGCGGGGCCGGCGCGGCCGGCGGGGCCCCTGCCGGCTCGACGGGCGCAGCCGCGGGCGCCTCGGGCGGCGTGGTCGACGGTGCTGCGGGTGGCGAAGCAGGCTCGGCGCAGGTCGCGTCGACCTCGAGCTTCGCTCCGGCCGTCACCGTGACCGTGCGAGTCTCTCGTCCCGAAGGGCAATCCCACGAGACGTGATGCTCGCCCAGCGAGACCACGCCGGCCTCGGGCCAAGGGGCCGAGTCGAGCTCGGCGGCGCAGCTGCTCGTGCCGGAGCACTTCACCCTCACGCTGCCTACGCTGGCGCCGAACTTCGAGCGGGCCTTCGCGGCGAGGGTGGAGACTTCGCCGCTGGTCCCTGCGCGCTCCGCGCGGGCGGCGAGCAGCATGGAGAGCACGGGCAGCCCGGCGTCGGCCGCCGCGCGCAGCGCGGAGCCCAGGGCCAGGTCGCTGGCCTCGAGCTCGTCCGCGCGCGCGAACCAGAACGCTGCCGCCTCTTTGTCGCCGGCCTTCCAGGCAGAAGTAGCTCGCTGATACGCTTCCCTGGGGCTCGAGATGCTCGCCAGGTCCGCCGGCGGCGCCGCCATCGCAGCGGGCGCGCCGAAGAGGCATGCCGTCAGAGCGAGGAGTCGGAGTCGCTGCACTGCCCGGCTAGGGTATCTTGCGGGCAAAGGCGCTGCAAACTCGGCAGCGATCGCTGTGCTCACCTGTACGGCCTGCTCTCGAACGCCGCGTCGGAGTACGAAATCGCGGCCCGCAACGCCTCGGCGATTGCACGCGCGTCCGAGACCAGGCCGTCGCGAGAGAGCTCGTGCGCGCCGTGGGAGGCACGAGCCTGGAAGCCCAGTGAGCGGAGGGTGCCGGGGAGGGGAGTCGGCCGCGGGGCACCTTGGGCGTCGAACAGGATGCGGGTCTCGAGCCGTGTGCCCTCGATCACGATGCGCGCCTCCACTCGCGACCCACGTTCCGCGTGGGACAGCCTGAGCGCGCTCTCGTCGAAGCGCGCGCCGAGCGCCAGCGC
It encodes the following:
- a CDS encoding serine/threonine protein kinase yields the protein MVESRYELLAKIASGGMATVYVGRVRGAAGFWRLVAIKRAHPHLIQQPGFRAMLVAEALLASRIHHTNVVSVLDVEERDGELLLAMDYVDGSSLSHLTQEARKNGQPVPAAIAVRVILDACAGLHAAHELTDENGKPLGVVHRDVSPHNILIGTDGVARIADFGIAKVLHHNVNATATGVLKGKLSYMAPEYVADQILDARSDVFGMGVVLWEQLAGKKLFRGKTDVETLSLIRTQAVPLVSELRPSLGVWFDAPTARSLERDRTRRYPSAGEFAADLEQAARRAGLSCSHADVAAFLKDCLGPELAERQALIRSCTKGERVEAHDEVTASMPEPQTAETATLSKETTTLLRAELDEVEPPPTPLGQVSAVPDTLPVGSPAEATQPSFAHSPAAAPARSRLPWVLGGLGAAGLATALAVLGSSSSTPEPAAATAASEPAAPSASAPAPAASSAPATVAETAPEAVASSAPAPAASSAPAPAASSAPSLVVSAPPPPGPRPPAPPAPVNEKPKPAPSTPSKPPVAGWSPPDNPYSK